In a single window of the Candidatus Thermoplasmatota archaeon genome:
- a CDS encoding D-aminoacyl-tRNA deacylase — protein sequence MDNASVCIGKELLSLHEWTEMEKNVYRKGGMLVFFIDDMHLYHDNIDREIKKWVHPLNAVIFASCHKSESGRKTLSVHPIGNFGKAEFGGKNGEMVPSAPSLMQDALQLLHEKAKGTDYDVCYEVTHHGPYLSTPAFFIEAGSTEKEWNDIEACRKIAQVLDSLRFSEGYSTIGVGGGHYAPRFTDLAIKSNVSFGHMIPDYQINNIDREMILKTIDATPGVKFVYFHGKKGWRFKKIFEEEGIERIQ from the coding sequence ATGGATAATGCAAGTGTTTGTATAGGAAAAGAGTTGCTTTCACTCCACGAATGGACGGAGATGGAAAAAAATGTTTACAGGAAAGGAGGCATGCTCGTATTTTTCATCGACGACATGCACCTCTATCACGACAACATTGACAGAGAGATAAAGAAATGGGTTCATCCGTTAAATGCAGTCATATTTGCCTCATGCCATAAATCGGAATCGGGCAGAAAAACGTTATCCGTCCATCCTATAGGAAATTTCGGCAAAGCAGAATTTGGCGGGAAGAACGGGGAAATGGTTCCCTCAGCCCCGTCACTGATGCAAGATGCTTTACAACTCCTGCATGAAAAAGCCAAAGGAACAGATTATGATGTCTGCTACGAAGTTACCCATCATGGTCCGTATCTCTCCACCCCCGCCTTTTTTATAGAAGCCGGAAGCACAGAAAAGGAATGGAATGACATTGAAGCATGCAGAAAAATAGCACAAGTCTTGGATTCATTGAGATTTAGTGAAGGCTACTCAACCATAGGAGTGGGGGGCGGGCATTACGCGCCTCGCTTTACCGACCTTGCCATAAAAAGTAACGTTTCGTTTGGACACATGATACCTGACTATCAGATTAATAATATTGACAGGGAAATGATACTCAAAACCATCGATGCTACGCCAGGTGTAAAGTTCGTATACTTCCACGGAAAAAAAGGATGGCGATTCAAAAAAATTTTTGAAGAGGAAGGAATTGAACGCATTCAGTAA
- a CDS encoding methyltransferase domain-containing protein has protein sequence MPHNRTKEELAHFIKKLEQQALETAEDRHPIYIKAGLKDAELILDVGCGSGAVTKDLAAHTNGTVIALDGSLDMVSTARKILADTENVQLCTGDAHSLPFKKNSFDIAICNLVLMWSKGPQKVVNEMARVVKPGGKVVASLEPDFGGKIHWPENNRVDPIFAGEAIKRRGGDPHIGRKLRMLFVEAGLRTEVGIGNQRIWSCKEDGASYRRSRDFYWNVLRKAGMNDNEIKKWEDEYLESLNKGIQLNFFPQFYAIGIKSK, from the coding sequence ATGCCACATAACCGTACAAAGGAAGAGCTGGCCCATTTCATAAAAAAGTTAGAGCAGCAAGCTCTCGAAACAGCCGAGGATAGGCACCCCATCTACATCAAGGCTGGCCTTAAAGATGCCGAATTAATTCTGGATGTCGGCTGCGGTTCAGGCGCCGTAACAAAAGACCTGGCAGCCCATACGAACGGTACAGTCATAGCCCTCGACGGCTCGCTGGATATGGTGAGCACCGCCAGAAAAATACTGGCCGATACAGAAAACGTTCAGCTATGCACAGGAGATGCTCACAGTCTGCCTTTCAAAAAAAATTCGTTCGATATCGCAATATGCAATCTTGTTTTGATGTGGTCTAAAGGCCCACAAAAGGTGGTCAACGAAATGGCAAGAGTGGTAAAGCCCGGCGGGAAGGTTGTCGCTTCTCTCGAGCCAGACTTTGGCGGCAAAATTCACTGGCCCGAAAACAATAGGGTTGACCCGATATTTGCCGGAGAAGCAATAAAAAGAAGAGGGGGCGATCCGCACATAGGAAGAAAACTCAGGATGCTATTTGTAGAGGCGGGACTGAGGACGGAGGTGGGAATAGGCAATCAGAGAATATGGAGCTGCAAGGAAGACGGGGCATCTTATAGGCGTTCAAGAGATTTCTACTGGAATGTCTTAAGGAAGGCGGGGATGAATGATAATGAAATAAAGAAATGGGAGGATGAATATCTGGAATCCTTGAACAAAGGAATCCAGCTCAATTTTTTTCCACAATTTTATGCAATAGGAATTAAATCGAAGTAG
- a CDS encoding type II toxin-antitoxin system HicA family toxin, protein MAIDYSKLRSLTARKLVLALKKDGFSLVRQSGSHKIFRHPDRRRVTVSFHKGGQTFPIKLLKIMIEEQAKWNEKDLKRLSILK, encoded by the coding sequence ATGGCTATAGACTATTCTAAGCTAAGAAGTTTAACAGCCAGAAAACTTGTTTTGGCATTAAAAAAAGATGGTTTTTCCTTAGTTAGACAATCTGGTAGTCACAAAATTTTTCGGCATCCAGATAGGAGAAGAGTGACAGTTTCTTTTCATAAAGGAGGACAAACATTTCCCATAAAATTACTAAAAATTATGATAGAAGAACAGGCAAAGTGGAATGAAAAAGATTTGAAAAGGTTGAGCATATTGAAATAA
- a CDS encoding type II toxin-antitoxin system HicB family antitoxin has product MKTYTFKAIVEKDEGKWVSYVPELKDKGGASWGRTKEEALKNLEEVIRLVLEDMAECKELEPLEKDLKKKGVIISSKPLISVIV; this is encoded by the coding sequence ATGAAGACATATACTTTCAAGGCAATAGTTGAGAAAGACGAAGGCAAGTGGGTATCTTACGTTCCAGAATTGAAGGACAAAGGAGGGGCTAGTTGGGGAAGAACAAAAGAAGAAGCTCTCAAAAATTTAGAGGAAGTAATTAGATTGGTACTGGAAGATATGGCAGAATGTAAAGAACTTGAGCCATTAGAAAAAGATTTGAAAAAGAAAGGAGTGATAATATCTTCAAAGCCTTTGATTTCTGTGATAGTTTAA